The following are encoded in a window of Flavobacterium cupriresistens genomic DNA:
- a CDS encoding GNAT family N-acetyltransferase: MSIEILATKEIRIEDVLALYEANEWSSASKPNELYNGLLNSETLITAWEGKKLVGLGNAISDGHLTVYYPHLLILPEYQGKGIGKMILDKLQEKYRHFHMQMLTADGRSVDFYKKNGFERAGKTEPMWIYQGNEH, translated from the coding sequence ATGAGCATAGAAATTTTAGCAACCAAAGAAATAAGAATCGAAGATGTATTGGCGCTTTACGAAGCAAACGAATGGAGTTCGGCCAGTAAACCTAATGAATTATACAACGGTCTTTTAAATTCCGAAACTTTGATAACCGCTTGGGAAGGAAAAAAACTGGTTGGACTTGGAAATGCCATTTCTGATGGACATTTAACGGTTTATTACCCACACTTACTGATACTTCCCGAATATCAGGGCAAAGGAATTGGAAAGATGATTTTAGATAAACTACAAGAGAAATACCGTCATTTTCACATGCAAATGCTAACAGCAGATGGAAGATCGGTTGATTTTTATAAAAAGAACGGATTTGAACGCGCCGGAAAAACAGAACCCATGTGGATTTATCAAGGAAATGAACATTGA
- a CDS encoding gamma-glutamylcyclotransferase family protein, whose product MEQIFSYGTLRSKEIQMQVFNKLLTGKADQLTAYKLKDLKIEEEFGMTDYFVAVPSENPADCIKGTVFTISNEDLTKADQFESNAYKRVRITLKSGTIAWIYIES is encoded by the coding sequence ATGGAACAGATATTCTCTTACGGAACCTTACGCTCAAAAGAAATTCAAATGCAGGTTTTTAATAAATTATTGACCGGAAAAGCAGACCAGCTTACGGCCTATAAACTAAAAGACCTGAAAATAGAAGAAGAATTTGGTATGACTGACTATTTTGTAGCGGTACCAAGTGAAAACCCTGCAGATTGTATTAAAGGGACTGTTTTTACAATTTCCAACGAAGATCTAACCAAAGCAGATCAATTTGAATCGAATGCGTATAAAAGAGTCCGAATAACACTGAAATCAGGAACTATTGCGTGGATTTATATTGAAAGTTAA
- a CDS encoding DUF6691 family protein produces the protein MTHSNLENKNTDTEGINGSQLKDSAFSNLKYLIVGIFFGIVFVKAEIISWYRIQEMFQLQSFFMYGVIGSAVMVGIISVWLIKKFDIKTLQGEKIEIQPKTFSKGQIYGGLLFGFGWAITGACPGPLFAQIGTGVTVIVVTLVSAIAGTWVYGLLKDKLPH, from the coding sequence ATGACACATTCTAATCTAGAAAATAAAAATACCGATACAGAAGGAATCAACGGAAGTCAATTAAAAGATTCTGCATTCTCTAATCTAAAATACCTGATAGTTGGAATCTTTTTTGGAATTGTATTCGTAAAGGCTGAAATCATCAGCTGGTACCGTATTCAGGAAATGTTTCAGTTACAATCTTTCTTTATGTACGGCGTAATCGGAAGTGCCGTTATGGTTGGTATTATATCTGTATGGTTGATTAAAAAATTCGATATCAAAACCCTTCAAGGCGAAAAAATCGAAATTCAACCCAAAACATTTAGTAAAGGACAAATTTATGGTGGGCTGCTATTTGGTTTCGGATGGGCTATTACCGGTGCTTGTCCGGGTCCTCTTTTTGCACAAATTGGTACAGGAGTAACTGTAATTGTGGTTACTTTGGTTAGTGCCATTGCAGGAACCTGGGTTTATGGGTTGCTAAAAGACAAACTTCCTCATTAA
- a CDS encoding carbon-nitrogen hydrolase family protein: MILAAAQTKPKRGDIDSNLLDHYRLIKIAGEKGANLIAFPELSITGYERENAAGLAFTKDDSRIDHLKELAVEYNIIIIAGAPIQTETGMFIGEFIIFPDHSVSIYTKQFLHEGEDEFFQPSFDYNPTVTLENQKISFAICADTDHPQHPENASKKETSIYVASIFFTPNGIPNAYRNLQSYAQKHQMHVLMANFSGESWGTPSAGKSAFWNNKGELVAQMNDSDSGILLLENKNDNWTSEIIID; this comes from the coding sequence ATGATCTTAGCAGCAGCTCAAACAAAACCAAAACGCGGAGATATCGACTCCAATTTACTAGATCATTATCGTCTGATCAAAATCGCCGGAGAAAAAGGCGCTAATTTAATCGCATTTCCCGAACTGTCGATTACCGGTTATGAAAGAGAAAATGCTGCGGGACTTGCCTTTACCAAAGACGATTCCAGAATCGATCATTTAAAGGAATTAGCGGTTGAATATAATATCATAATTATTGCCGGAGCTCCGATTCAAACTGAAACGGGAATGTTTATTGGGGAGTTTATAATTTTTCCGGATCACTCGGTTTCTATTTATACCAAACAATTTCTGCATGAAGGCGAGGACGAATTCTTCCAGCCTTCATTCGATTACAACCCGACGGTTACCCTTGAAAACCAAAAGATCTCATTTGCTATTTGTGCCGACACTGACCATCCGCAACATCCCGAAAACGCAAGTAAAAAAGAAACTTCGATTTATGTCGCCAGTATTTTCTTTACGCCAAACGGGATTCCAAATGCGTACCGAAATTTACAAAGTTATGCTCAGAAACATCAGATGCATGTTTTGATGGCCAATTTTAGCGGGGAATCCTGGGGAACTCCTTCTGCCGGAAAAAGTGCTTTTTGGAACAACAAAGGAGAACTGGTTGCCCAAATGAACGATTCAGATTCCGGTATTTTACTTCTGGAAAACAAGAATGATAATTGGACAAGTGAGATTATCATTGACTAA
- a CDS encoding NAD(P)H-dependent oxidoreductase translates to MSTFLENQNWRYATKQFDATKKIAEADLNTLKEAVRLSASSYGLQPYKVVIIENPELREQLKGVAFGQTQITDASHLFIFANDTNTGAESVDNYINTISETRGVPTDALAGFSDMMKGAISRLPQEAKNNWTSKQTYLALGNLLNAAAELKIDATPMEGFNATAVNEILGFDKLGLNASVIATVGYRHDEDSTQHYKKVRKSNEELFITL, encoded by the coding sequence ATGAGCACTTTCTTAGAAAATCAAAATTGGAGATATGCAACAAAACAATTTGATGCAACCAAAAAAATAGCAGAAGCAGATTTAAATACCCTAAAAGAAGCCGTTAGACTAAGTGCCTCTTCTTATGGATTACAACCTTATAAAGTAGTAATCATTGAAAATCCGGAATTAAGAGAGCAATTAAAAGGAGTCGCTTTCGGGCAAACTCAAATTACAGACGCTTCTCACCTATTTATTTTTGCAAATGATACCAATACAGGAGCAGAATCAGTAGACAATTATATCAACACCATCAGTGAAACAAGAGGCGTTCCTACCGATGCATTAGCCGGATTTAGTGATATGATGAAAGGAGCAATCTCCAGATTACCACAAGAAGCCAAAAACAACTGGACTTCAAAACAGACTTATCTTGCTTTAGGAAACTTATTGAACGCTGCAGCTGAATTGAAAATTGACGCTACGCCAATGGAAGGTTTTAATGCAACTGCTGTCAATGAAATCTTAGGATTTGACAAATTGGGTCTAAATGCATCCGTAATCGCAACTGTAGGTTACAGACATGATGAAGACAGTACACAGCATTACAAAAAAGTTCGAAAATCAAACGAAGAATTATTTATCACACTTTAA
- a CDS encoding MarR family winged helix-turn-helix transcriptional regulator, with the protein MTIEEVIKSTVKMDNARKVILNIMYTQNVIQDHFNEILKPYDLSGEQYNVLRILRGQKGNPANMCVIQERMLAKTSNTTRLVDKLLLKELVTRNVCPNNRRKIEVLITQKGLDTLKELDPKVDNHEQTFAQNVEPEELELLNQLLEKYRNQHN; encoded by the coding sequence ATGACGATTGAAGAGGTTATTAAAAGTACAGTTAAGATGGATAATGCGAGAAAGGTTATTCTGAATATTATGTACACGCAAAATGTGATTCAAGATCATTTTAATGAAATATTAAAGCCATATGATCTGTCAGGAGAACAATATAACGTGTTGCGCATACTAAGAGGGCAAAAAGGAAATCCCGCTAATATGTGTGTGATCCAGGAGCGTATGCTGGCCAAAACCAGTAACACCACCCGTCTGGTAGACAAATTGTTACTAAAAGAACTGGTAACAAGAAATGTTTGCCCGAACAACCGAAGAAAAATAGAAGTTTTAATTACCCAAAAGGGATTAGATACATTAAAAGAGCTAGATCCGAAAGTAGACAACCACGAGCAGACGTTTGCTCAGAATGTGGAGCCGGAAGAATTAGAATTATTAAATCAATTATTAGAAAAATACCGCAATCAACACAATTAA
- the trpB gene encoding tryptophan synthase subunit beta, translating into MNYNVNEKGYYGEFGGAYIPEMLYPNVEELRQQYLKIIAEPDFKSEFDQLLKDYVGRPSPLYYAKRLSEKYNTKVYLKREDLNHTGAHKVNNTIGQILVAKRLGKKRIIAETGAGQHGVATATVCALMGIECIVYMGEIDIARQAPNVARMKMLGAEVRPALSGSKTLKDATNEAIRDWINNPVDTHYIIGSAIGPHPYPDMVTRFQSIISEEIKWQLKEKEGRENPDYVVACIGGGSNAAGTYYHFLHEPEVGIIAVEAAGKGVDSGHSAATSKLGKVGIIHGCKTLLMQTPDGQITEPYSISAGLDYPGVGPMHAHLAQTGRGEFFSVTDDEAMNAGLELTKLEGIIPAIESAHAFAVLDQKKFKPTDVVVISLSGRGDKDLDNYIEYFKL; encoded by the coding sequence ATGAATTATAATGTTAACGAAAAAGGTTATTACGGCGAATTTGGAGGGGCTTACATTCCCGAAATGCTGTATCCTAATGTAGAAGAATTACGTCAGCAATATTTAAAAATTATAGCAGAGCCTGATTTTAAGTCAGAGTTTGATCAATTATTAAAAGATTATGTAGGACGCCCTAGTCCATTATATTACGCCAAACGTTTATCTGAAAAATACAATACCAAGGTTTATTTAAAAAGAGAAGACTTAAATCATACAGGGGCACACAAAGTCAACAATACAATTGGACAGATATTAGTGGCCAAACGTTTGGGTAAAAAACGAATTATTGCAGAAACCGGTGCAGGTCAGCATGGTGTGGCTACAGCAACTGTTTGTGCCTTAATGGGGATTGAATGTATTGTGTACATGGGCGAAATCGACATCGCACGTCAGGCACCAAACGTTGCCCGCATGAAAATGCTTGGAGCAGAAGTTCGTCCGGCACTTTCGGGTTCAAAAACTTTAAAGGACGCTACAAACGAAGCCATCCGCGATTGGATCAACAATCCAGTTGACACTCATTATATCATCGGATCTGCTATTGGCCCGCATCCTTATCCGGATATGGTAACCCGTTTTCAAAGCATTATTTCCGAAGAGATCAAATGGCAGTTAAAAGAAAAAGAAGGTCGTGAGAATCCGGATTACGTGGTTGCTTGTATCGGTGGAGGAAGCAACGCAGCCGGAACTTATTATCACTTTTTACACGAACCTGAAGTAGGCATTATCGCCGTCGAAGCTGCCGGAAAAGGGGTTGACAGCGGTCACAGTGCGGCCACCAGTAAATTAGGGAAAGTAGGGATTATTCATGGTTGCAAAACCCTTTTGATGCAAACTCCGGATGGTCAAATTACAGAACCTTACTCGATATCTGCAGGTCTGGATTATCCGGGAGTTGGTCCTATGCACGCGCATTTGGCACAAACGGGTCGTGGTGAATTTTTCTCTGTAACGGATGATGAAGCGATGAATGCCGGTTTAGAACTTACCAAATTAGAAGGGATTATTCCGGCAATTGAAAGTGCACATGCCTTTGCCGTTTTAGATCAGAAAAAATTCAAACCTACAGATGTTGTGGTAATCAGTCTTTCAGGTCGTGGTGACAAAGATTTAGACAATTACATCGAGTACTTTAAATTATAA
- the trpC gene encoding indole-3-glycerol phosphate synthase TrpC, with amino-acid sequence MNILDKIIFDKQREVVLKKAIIPVSQLESSVFFERQTISLSQKLQQSATGIIAEHKRRSPSKSVINHNFTVEEVVKGYENAGACGISVLTDGKYFGGSLDDLLLARASVNLPLLRKEFIVDEYQILEAKAFGADLILLIAAVLTREEIKSLSEFAKKLGLEVLLEVHNQEELEKSIMPTLDMIGVNNRNLKTFEVSLDFSKQLASQIPDDFVKVSESGISSVEAISELKPYGYKGFLIGENFMKTDNAGKAATEFIAQL; translated from the coding sequence ATGAATATACTTGATAAAATAATATTCGACAAACAACGAGAAGTTGTTCTTAAAAAGGCAATTATTCCGGTTTCTCAATTGGAGAGCTCTGTTTTTTTTGAAAGACAAACGATTTCTTTAAGTCAAAAGTTACAGCAAAGTGCAACGGGAATCATCGCAGAACACAAACGTCGCTCCCCTTCAAAATCAGTAATAAATCACAATTTTACGGTAGAAGAAGTGGTGAAAGGATATGAAAATGCGGGTGCTTGTGGAATCTCTGTTTTAACCGATGGGAAATATTTTGGTGGTTCACTTGACGATTTGCTTTTGGCAAGAGCTTCTGTAAATCTGCCGCTTTTGCGAAAAGAATTTATTGTAGACGAATACCAAATTCTCGAAGCCAAAGCATTTGGTGCCGATTTGATTTTACTGATTGCAGCCGTTTTGACTCGTGAAGAAATCAAATCGCTTTCAGAATTTGCGAAAAAACTGGGCTTAGAAGTTCTATTGGAAGTTCACAATCAGGAAGAATTAGAAAAATCGATTATGCCAACGCTTGACATGATTGGCGTGAACAATCGAAACCTTAAGACTTTCGAAGTAAGTCTGGATTTCAGCAAACAACTGGCGTCGCAAATTCCGGATGATTTTGTGAAAGTTTCAGAAAGCGGTATTTCGTCCGTTGAAGCCATTTCTGAACTAAAACCATACGGATACAAAGGCTTCTTAATTGGAGAAAATTTCATGAAAACGGACAATGCCGGAAAAGCAGCAACGGAATTTATTGCACAGCTGTAA
- a CDS encoding YceI family protein — protein sequence MKNLKTIAIALFVAVASVSVNAQTKKIDVKASTIKWVGKKVTGEHSGTVNFKEGAVVLKGKKLVGGSFTVDMNSLTATDITGEYQGKLNGHLKADDFFGTAKFPTAKLVFKTVAAKATDVYTVTADLTIKGITKPVTFDITVAGNTATTAFKVDRTKYDIKYNSGNFFENLGDKTINDDFELTVALKF from the coding sequence ATGAAAAATTTAAAGACAATTGCAATAGCATTATTCGTAGCAGTAGCTAGCGTTTCAGTAAACGCACAAACTAAGAAAATCGACGTAAAAGCGTCTACTATCAAATGGGTAGGTAAAAAAGTAACAGGAGAGCACTCCGGAACAGTAAACTTTAAAGAAGGTGCTGTTGTTTTAAAAGGAAAAAAATTAGTTGGTGGTAGCTTTACTGTTGATATGAATTCATTAACTGCAACTGATATTACAGGAGAATACCAAGGAAAATTAAACGGTCACTTAAAAGCGGACGATTTCTTTGGAACTGCAAAATTCCCAACTGCAAAATTAGTTTTCAAAACTGTAGCGGCTAAAGCAACTGACGTTTATACTGTAACGGCTGATTTAACAATAAAAGGAATCACTAAACCGGTAACTTTTGATATTACTGTAGCAGGAAACACTGCAACTACTGCATTCAAAGTAGACAGAACTAAATACGATATCAAATACAACTCTGGTAACTTCTTCGAAAACTTAGGAGACAAAACGATCAATGACGATTTCGAATTGACTGTAGCTTTAAAATTCTAA
- a CDS encoding YeeE/YedE family protein has product MLEIIQQPWPWYVAGPLIGLTVPILLIIGNKSFGISSSLRHICAACIPANISFFKYDWKKESWNLLFVFGIFLGGILATAFLSNPNAVQITPELSEQLATYGITDHSGLLPAQLFSWESLFTLRGFIMIVVGGFLVGFGTRYAGGCTSGHAIMGISNLQWPSLVATICFMVGGFAMANLILPYILSL; this is encoded by the coding sequence ATGCTCGAAATTATACAACAACCTTGGCCTTGGTACGTTGCAGGCCCTTTAATAGGATTAACGGTTCCTATATTATTAATCATCGGAAATAAATCTTTCGGAATCAGTTCATCGTTGCGACATATTTGCGCGGCTTGTATTCCTGCCAATATTTCTTTTTTTAAATACGATTGGAAAAAAGAAAGCTGGAATTTATTGTTCGTTTTCGGAATATTTTTAGGCGGTATCCTTGCAACAGCATTTTTATCAAATCCAAATGCGGTTCAAATTACTCCTGAACTTTCAGAGCAGTTAGCCACTTATGGTATTACAGATCATTCGGGTTTATTGCCTGCACAGCTTTTTTCGTGGGAAAGTTTGTTCACACTTCGTGGATTCATTATGATTGTAGTGGGTGGATTTTTAGTTGGTTTCGGAACGCGTTATGCGGGAGGATGCACGAGTGGTCATGCCATTATGGGAATTTCAAATTTACAATGGCCTTCTTTAGTTGCCACAATCTGTTTTATGGTTGGCGGTTTTGCTATGGCCAATTTGATTCTTCCTTATATTCTTTCACTTTAA
- a CDS encoding phosphoribosylanthranilate isomerase: MKLKICGMKHLDNILEVGALLPDYMGFIFWEKSARYFDGTIPELIKTIKKTGVFVDETVENIMSKIDKYHLQTVQLHGKESVAFCQELKAKIDGRIDINTEIIKVFSVDESFDFSVLEPYEKVCHYFLFDTKGKLPGGNGTTFNWKILENYKSEKPLFLSGGIGIEEIPMIKDLKIPIYAIDVNSKFEIEPGLKNTSLLKKFQKKLKPATLNPKQLYNEL, from the coding sequence ATGAAACTCAAGATCTGTGGCATGAAACATCTCGATAATATACTTGAAGTAGGAGCGCTCCTACCCGACTATATGGGATTTATTTTCTGGGAAAAATCTGCACGTTATTTTGACGGAACGATTCCGGAACTGATTAAAACAATTAAAAAAACGGGCGTTTTTGTAGACGAAACCGTTGAAAATATTATGTCGAAAATCGACAAGTACCATTTACAAACGGTTCAGTTACACGGAAAAGAATCCGTTGCATTTTGTCAGGAGTTAAAAGCTAAAATCGATGGCAGAATTGACATTAATACCGAAATCATTAAAGTATTTTCTGTTGATGAAAGTTTTGATTTCAGCGTTTTAGAGCCTTATGAAAAGGTTTGTCACTATTTTCTATTTGACACAAAAGGAAAATTACCGGGCGGAAACGGAACCACTTTCAACTGGAAGATATTGGAGAATTATAAATCTGAGAAGCCCCTTTTCTTAAGTGGTGGAATCGGAATTGAAGAAATTCCAATGATAAAAGACCTCAAAATTCCGATATACGCTATTGACGTAAACAGCAAATTTGAGATTGAACCGGGATTAAAAAACACAAGTCTATTAAAGAAGTTTCAGAAAAAATTAAAACCTGCTACTTTAAACCCTAAACAACTATACAATGAATTATAA
- a CDS encoding anthranilate synthase component I family protein, with product MKPFILNTHYKQILADTITPVSIYFKIRDKFPNSLLLESSDYHGNDNSFSYVCCNPIATIKIENEIISKTFPDGTSETISIDSSTNIPEIIQEFSKQFKSEKNDFKFINNGLFGYISYDAVRYFEKVSIAKKDNATSIPDVFYAVYQNIIAINHFKNEAYIFCHSVDDKNNISEIEQLLQSRNIASYKFAKEGEGYSNLTDEEFKHNVALAKKHCFRGDVFQLVLSRRFTQGFKGDEFNVYRALRSINPSPYLFFFDYGDFKIFGSSPEAQIIVKNRKAEIHPIAGTFKRTGNDERDALLAKELSEDKKENSEHVMLVDLARNDLSRNGHDVNVEKYREVQFFSHVIHLVSKVTGHLHEKATTMQVVADTFPAGTLSGAPKHRAIQLIENYEKTNRNFYGGAIGFMDFEGNFNHAIMIRTFLSKNHQLHCQAGAGIVASSDEESEMQEVYNKLKALNTALEMAEKI from the coding sequence TTGAAACCTTTTATACTCAACACACACTACAAACAAATTCTGGCCGATACCATTACGCCGGTAAGTATCTATTTTAAGATCAGAGATAAATTCCCTAACAGTCTGTTATTGGAAAGTAGTGATTATCACGGAAATGACAACAGTTTCTCCTATGTTTGCTGCAATCCGATTGCGACCATCAAAATCGAAAACGAAATCATTTCAAAAACATTTCCTGACGGAACATCAGAAACAATTTCAATTGATAGCTCGACTAATATTCCGGAAATAATTCAGGAATTTTCAAAGCAGTTTAAATCAGAGAAAAACGATTTTAAATTCATCAATAATGGTTTGTTCGGATACATTTCTTATGATGCCGTTCGTTATTTCGAAAAAGTTTCTATTGCCAAAAAAGACAATGCAACTTCAATTCCCGATGTATTCTATGCCGTTTATCAGAACATTATCGCCATTAACCACTTCAAAAATGAAGCTTATATATTTTGCCACAGCGTAGACGACAAAAATAACATCTCTGAAATTGAACAATTACTGCAATCCAGAAATATAGCTTCTTATAAATTCGCCAAAGAAGGAGAAGGATATTCAAATTTAACTGACGAAGAATTCAAACATAATGTGGCTTTAGCCAAAAAACATTGTTTCCGTGGTGATGTATTTCAACTGGTTTTATCCCGTCGTTTTACACAGGGTTTCAAAGGAGACGAATTTAATGTTTACAGAGCTTTACGCAGCATAAACCCCTCTCCGTATTTGTTCTTTTTTGATTATGGTGATTTCAAAATATTTGGTTCTTCACCTGAGGCGCAAATCATCGTAAAAAACCGAAAAGCAGAAATTCACCCAATCGCCGGAACCTTCAAAAGAACCGGAAATGATGAACGCGATGCCCTTTTAGCCAAAGAACTTTCTGAAGATAAAAAAGAAAACAGCGAACACGTAATGTTGGTTGATTTGGCTAGAAATGATTTAAGCCGAAATGGTCACGATGTCAACGTAGAGAAATACAGAGAGGTTCAGTTCTTTTCTCATGTTATTCACTTAGTTTCAAAAGTTACCGGACATTTACATGAAAAAGCCACCACCATGCAGGTTGTCGCAGATACTTTCCCAGCCGGAACTTTAAGTGGAGCGCCAAAGCACAGAGCCATACAACTGATTGAAAATTATGAAAAAACCAATCGTAACTTTTACGGAGGTGCCATTGGCTTCATGGACTTTGAAGGTAATTTTAATCACGCCATCATGATTCGAACTTTCCTCAGTAAAAACCATCAATTGCATTGTCAAGCCGGAGCCGGAATTGTAGCCAGCTCAGACGAAGAAAGCGAAATGCAAGAGGTCTACAACAAACTAAAAGCACTGAATACGGCCTTAGAAATGGCAGAGAAAATTTGA
- the trpD gene encoding anthranilate phosphoribosyltransferase, producing the protein MKNILNKLINHEVLSKEEAKNVLINISSGAYNPSQISAFLTVFMMRSITIEELSGFREALLELCIKVDLSAYNAIDLCGTGGDGKDTFNISTLASFVAAGAGIKVAKHGNYGVSSISGSSNVMEKMGVKFSSDPDFLEKCIDQAGICVLHAPLFHPAMKNVGPIRKELAVKTFFNMLGPMVNPSFPKNQLVGVFNLELARMYAYLYQNTDVNFTILHSLDGYDEISLTGPTKIITSDMEGILKPEDFKVRLLSQREIEGGRTIEESADMFTNIISGKGSEAQNNVVCANAAMAIATVTKCSAKEGFKQAKESLFSGKGLKALKKLQELSK; encoded by the coding sequence ATGAAAAATATACTAAATAAACTAATCAATCACGAAGTACTTTCTAAAGAGGAAGCAAAAAACGTATTGATTAATATCTCAAGCGGGGCGTATAATCCGAGTCAGATTTCGGCATTCCTTACCGTGTTTATGATGAGAAGTATCACGATTGAAGAGCTTTCGGGTTTTCGTGAAGCTTTATTGGAGTTATGTATTAAAGTAGATTTATCTGCCTACAACGCCATCGATTTATGTGGTACGGGAGGTGACGGAAAAGATACTTTCAATATCTCAACTTTGGCATCCTTTGTTGCAGCGGGAGCCGGAATAAAAGTAGCAAAACACGGAAATTATGGTGTTTCTTCTATTTCCGGATCAAGCAATGTGATGGAGAAAATGGGAGTTAAATTTAGCAGCGATCCCGATTTTTTAGAAAAATGTATCGATCAGGCGGGAATTTGTGTTTTACATGCCCCTTTGTTTCACCCTGCAATGAAAAATGTCGGGCCGATACGAAAAGAATTGGCTGTAAAAACCTTCTTCAATATGTTAGGACCAATGGTAAACCCATCGTTTCCTAAAAATCAGTTGGTTGGCGTTTTCAATTTAGAATTAGCCAGAATGTATGCGTATTTGTACCAAAATACCGATGTAAATTTTACGATTTTACATTCGCTTGACGGTTATGATGAAATCTCCTTAACCGGCCCAACAAAAATCATTACTAGTGACATGGAAGGCATATTAAAACCGGAAGATTTTAAAGTTCGTCTTTTATCACAAAGAGAAATTGAAGGTGGCAGAACAATAGAAGAATCTGCAGATATGTTTACCAATATCATTTCCGGAAAAGGAAGTGAAGCACAGAATAATGTTGTTTGTGCGAATGCCGCAATGGCCATTGCAACCGTAACAAAATGTTCTGCGAAAGAAGGTTTTAAACAAGCCAAAGAAAGTTTATTCTCCGGAAAAGGATTAAAAGCACTAAAAAAATTACAAGAATTAAGTAAGTAA
- a CDS encoding anthranilate synthase component II → MKKILVIDNYDSFTYNLVHYLEDLNCEVTVYRNDEFDIDEISSFDKILLSPGPGIPDEAGLLKAVIQKYGATKSILGVCLGQQAIGEVFGGTLSNLDKVYHGVATNVKTVVSDEILFEGLGSEFEVGRYHSWVVDANLPEVLEATSIDENGQIMSLRHKTFDVRGVQFHPESVLTPNGKRILENWIKG, encoded by the coding sequence ATGAAAAAAATATTAGTTATAGACAATTACGATAGTTTCACTTACAACCTTGTACACTATCTGGAAGATTTAAATTGCGAAGTTACCGTTTACAGAAACGACGAATTTGATATCGATGAGATCAGTTCATTTGATAAAATTTTACTTTCTCCGGGGCCTGGAATTCCAGATGAAGCTGGATTATTAAAAGCCGTGATTCAAAAATACGGAGCAACCAAAAGCATTTTAGGAGTTTGTTTAGGACAGCAAGCTATTGGAGAAGTTTTTGGAGGAACACTTTCTAATCTTGACAAAGTATATCACGGTGTTGCCACAAATGTCAAAACAGTGGTTTCTGATGAAATTTTGTTTGAAGGTTTGGGTAGTGAATTTGAAGTAGGGCGTTACCATTCATGGGTTGTAGATGCCAATCTACCGGAAGTTTTAGAAGCCACTTCAATCGATGAAAACGGACAAATCATGTCCCTAAGACATAAAACATTTGATGTAAGAGGCGTTCAATTTCATCCCGAAAGTGTGTTAACACCAAACGGAAAAAGGATTTTGGAGAATTGGATAAAGGGGTAA